The following coding sequences lie in one Oncorhynchus gorbuscha isolate QuinsamMale2020 ecotype Even-year linkage group LG10, OgorEven_v1.0, whole genome shotgun sequence genomic window:
- the LOC124046693 gene encoding probable inactive protein kinase DDB_G0270444 has product MGATESTRPEGSSKSEDGDTVANEESANNVQDGESIDAKLLQKNGQISGLSEKAEDKTEEVNVLCDDGVVAEVDEANSSIVSQKEDIPEMIETLTEEVPPLENTDSDDKESPDVDDEASTNETETEVKLNEVNDSFKKFFSSIGLKFTLKKDSDTIPEVSPKKEEGEARTPEDSKDTEETTIDNAEENTGQSTPEDLTDDTIKECVGHTPELVDDTIEANIDEAPNNVVADSPVEPADDSTSHPTMTDLTFEEFHNETTKEQTTEMIESKEEITPEEVAQAEGEAPPTPIPIVEEMSPFKRFFLTGKIHKQVKQPMKQSKEEPKEEVMEEVKEEPKTEPKEEVNEEPKEEVKEEPKTEPKEEVNEEPKDEVKEEVIPTEETDTPAPTIPDVEEEIISPIKKFFTTGIFASLKKKKTHLGEETPKDETVEKEHELQSIDKQEYVNTPEEAGLEQEQTKDEISPDVETIPVIEGKQNENEVQETGTDS; this is encoded by the exons TTACTCCAAAAGAATGGACAGATCTCCGGACTGAGTGAAAAAGCAGAGGACAAGACTGAGGAGGTCAATGTCCTGTGTGACGATGGAGTCGTTGCAGAGG TTGATGAGGCAAATTCATCTATCGTTTCTCAGAAAGAGGACATTCCGGAGATGATAGAGACTCTCACAGAGGAGGTACCTCCTCTGGAAAACACAGACAGTGATGACAAGGAATCACCGGATGTAGACGACGAAGCATCAACAAATGAGACTGAAACAGAAGTTAAATTGAATGAAGTCAATGATAGTTTTAAAAAGTTCTTCAGTTCAATTGGTTTAAAATTCACATTGAAAAAAGACTCTGACACAATACCAGAAGTGAGCCCTAAGAAAGAAGAGGGCGAAGCACGTACTCCCGAAGACAGCAAGGATACAGAGGAGACCACTATAGATAATGCTGAGGAGAATACTGGGCAGAGCACACCTGAGGATCTGACTGATGATACGATAAAAGAATGTGTTGGCCATACACCAGAGCTTGTAGATGATACAATAGAAGCAAATATTGACGAAGCACCGAACAACGTTGTTGCTGATTCACCAGTGGAACCGGCTGATGATTCTACCTCTCACCCTACGATGACGGACCTCACATTTGAAGAGTTCCATAATGAAACCACCAAGGAACAGACCACTGAAATGATAGAATCAAAGGAGGAAATAACACCTGAAGAAGTGgcacaggcagagggagaggcccCCCCCACACCCATTCCTATAGTTGAGGAAATGTCTCCATTTAAACGTTTTTTCCTGACAGGAAAAATACACAAGCAGGTCAAGCAACCCATGAAACAATCCAAGGAGGAACCTAAGGAGGAAGTCATGGAAGAAGTCAAGGAAGAACCCAAGACAGAACCCAAGGAAGAAGTCAATGAGGAACCCAAGGAAGAAGTCAAGGAAGAACCCAAGACAGAACCCAAGGAAGAAGTCAATGAGGAACCCAAGGACGAAGTCAAGGAGGAAGTCATCCCTACtgaagagacagacacaccagcaCCAACCATTCCGGATGTTGAAGAAGAAATTATATCCCCGATTAAGAAGTTTTTCACCACGGGAATCTTcgctagtttaaaaaaaaagaaaacacattTAGGAGAGGAAACGCCCAAAGATGAAACTGTTGAGAAAGAACACGAACTGCAAAGCATTGACAAACAGGAGTATGTAAACACACCAGAGGAAGCTGGTCTTGAGCAAGAACAAACAAAAGACGAGATCAGTCCAGATGTTGAGACAATACCGGTCATTGAGGGGAAACAAAATGAGAATGAAGTTCAAGAGACAGGAACAGATTCCTGA